One part of the Sorangiineae bacterium MSr11954 genome encodes these proteins:
- a CDS encoding right-handed parallel beta-helix repeat-containing protein encodes MLTRGAWASLILLAFACGPSDPASPTPVRPKDDATIIREPSSIARVTADGPLRQGFGAPPTDTAVTVHVVGTRLEGAEEVRVGPADKAIFGIVTENTPTTLAFTVKVPHGAPLGKQPLTARVANGTVSYADAVTIGPIVASPDGRDSRDASTIDANPASSAEPAGTEGSPFRSLTKAISVAGEGDTILLRDGTYDAQHGETFPTITSHSPVTSAPNVLAGLTIKGESAEKTRIVGPSSEVCAVGKGQVGLALAGDARIESLDVSGFCEGVSVNAGAATVVGVRVHHVYVGIYALGHANVTLESVDADAWADAVEAVEQASLHVVGGRLHHSWNGISFRSRGTLTVTGTEIDANGEPDDDGTGGIWLPYESVVTITDAKIHDNNPFGILTGYKITSLPLTVTRTSFVNNARAGLYIGGRCTVKARESTFADKQHDVWIESGAVLDFGTPKDPGKNTFIICGACNAFLDGRSAGNKLDTPPITVTGNTWIGIPASPPVGCSAADSSAATPRYWQIRNPGYCPSAIGNVILNSPAEQ; translated from the coding sequence ATGCTTACCCGAGGAGCATGGGCGTCACTGATCCTCCTCGCATTCGCGTGCGGTCCGTCCGATCCGGCGAGCCCGACCCCGGTGCGACCGAAGGACGATGCGACCATCATCCGTGAACCATCCAGCATCGCACGCGTCACCGCCGACGGCCCCCTTCGACAGGGATTTGGCGCGCCACCCACCGACACAGCCGTGACGGTGCACGTGGTGGGCACGCGCCTCGAGGGCGCGGAAGAAGTCCGCGTGGGGCCGGCGGACAAAGCCATCTTCGGGATCGTCACCGAGAACACGCCCACGACCCTCGCGTTCACCGTGAAGGTCCCGCACGGCGCGCCGCTCGGAAAGCAGCCGCTCACGGCGCGCGTCGCAAACGGTACGGTTTCGTACGCGGACGCGGTGACCATCGGCCCCATCGTCGCATCGCCGGACGGTCGCGACAGCCGCGACGCTTCGACGATCGACGCGAACCCCGCGTCGAGCGCGGAGCCGGCGGGCACCGAGGGTAGCCCGTTTCGCTCGCTCACCAAGGCCATCTCCGTGGCAGGCGAGGGCGATACGATTCTTCTTCGCGACGGCACCTACGACGCCCAGCACGGAGAGACGTTCCCGACCATCACGAGCCACTCCCCCGTGACATCCGCCCCCAACGTCCTCGCGGGGCTCACGATTAAAGGGGAGAGCGCCGAGAAGACGCGCATCGTGGGCCCGAGCAGCGAAGTGTGCGCGGTGGGCAAAGGGCAAGTGGGCCTCGCCCTCGCGGGAGATGCGCGGATCGAGAGCCTCGACGTGTCGGGCTTTTGCGAAGGCGTTTCGGTCAACGCCGGCGCGGCGACCGTGGTGGGGGTCCGCGTTCACCACGTCTATGTCGGCATCTATGCGCTGGGCCATGCGAACGTCACCTTGGAATCGGTGGACGCGGACGCCTGGGCCGACGCGGTGGAGGCCGTCGAGCAAGCGTCGCTCCATGTCGTGGGCGGGCGGCTGCACCACAGCTGGAACGGCATCAGCTTCCGCAGCCGCGGTACGCTCACGGTGACCGGCACCGAAATCGACGCCAACGGCGAGCCCGATGACGATGGAACGGGCGGCATTTGGCTGCCGTACGAATCGGTGGTCACCATCACCGACGCGAAGATTCACGACAACAACCCCTTCGGGATCCTCACCGGCTACAAGATAACGAGCCTGCCGCTCACGGTGACCCGCACCAGCTTCGTCAACAACGCTCGGGCGGGCCTCTATATCGGCGGACGGTGTACGGTCAAGGCGCGCGAGTCGACCTTTGCCGACAAGCAGCACGACGTATGGATCGAGTCGGGCGCCGTGCTGGACTTCGGCACCCCGAAGGATCCGGGAAAGAACACGTTCATCATTTGCGGCGCCTGCAACGCGTTCCTCGACGGGCGTTCGGCGGGAAACAAGCTCGACACCCCGCCCATCACGGTGACGGGAAATACCTGGATTGGGATCCCCGCGTCGCCCCCGGTCGGCTGTTCGGCCGCCGACAGCTCCGCGGCGACCCCACGCTATTGGCAAATTCGGAACCCTGGCTATTGCCCATCCGCCATTGGCAACGTGATCCTGAACTCACCCGCGGAGCAGTGA
- a CDS encoding NIPSNAP family protein, with translation MLGTLAQIAGGSIDKPDDPPVLTKPDTRSVLRCTLEHLDAMPTYSPIIELRQYTLRPGTRDTMIALFDREFVETQEATGMKIIGQFRDLDDPNQFVWLRGFDDMAARRNALTAFYDDGTVWKEHRDAARATMVDTNNAILLRPAREGSGFELPDGDRAPRDASDAPDAPARGLLSGTLLSLDAPIDSAYLDFFERELEPVLNDCGASMAAVLVSEESPNTYPPLPVREGNWFAWFSRFPDHAAHEAYLAALEQSPRRHVFGRHAVGKPQVLRLAPTARSLLRG, from the coding sequence ATGCTTGGCACCCTAGCGCAAATCGCAGGCGGCTCGATTGACAAACCGGACGACCCGCCGGTATTAACAAAACCGGACACCCGGTCTGTTTTACGTTGCACCTTGGAGCATCTGGACGCCATGCCGACTTACTCCCCCATCATCGAGCTCAGGCAATACACGCTTCGCCCTGGAACACGCGACACCATGATCGCCCTCTTCGACCGCGAGTTCGTGGAGACGCAAGAGGCCACGGGCATGAAGATCATCGGCCAATTTCGCGATCTCGACGATCCCAATCAATTCGTATGGCTGCGCGGCTTCGACGATATGGCCGCGCGCCGAAATGCGCTCACCGCATTTTACGACGACGGCACGGTTTGGAAAGAACACCGCGATGCCGCCCGCGCCACCATGGTCGATACGAACAACGCCATCCTCTTGCGCCCCGCGCGTGAAGGCTCCGGCTTCGAGCTCCCGGACGGCGACCGCGCGCCGCGGGATGCATCCGATGCGCCCGATGCGCCCGCGCGCGGCCTTTTGAGCGGCACGCTCCTGTCCCTCGATGCACCCATCGACTCGGCTTACCTCGACTTCTTCGAACGCGAGCTCGAACCGGTGCTGAACGATTGCGGTGCATCGATGGCCGCCGTCCTGGTGAGCGAGGAGAGCCCGAATACCTATCCACCGCTTCCGGTGCGCGAGGGGAATTGGTTCGCTTGGTTTTCGCGCTTTCCTGATCATGCCGCCCACGAGGCCTACCTCGCGGCGCTCGAGCAATCGCCGCGCCGGCACGTGTTCGGCCGCCACGCCGTCGGCAAACCGCAGGTTCTGCGGCTCGCGCCGACGGCGCGCTCACTGCTCCGCGGGTGA
- a CDS encoding TetR/AcrR family transcriptional regulator: protein MSERRAAGRKRTNDPDGMRRRVLDVAAEAFQARGYHATSMHEILSAAGMTGGALYHHFPTKKDLGLAVIRERVAREVNTTWIEPVQSARAASEGIFEVFDAIIASLDERGAVQGCPLGNLALELSLADPDFRAAVREVFETWRRALAERLRTERRAGKGETDPEALATLIVASYSGAMAMAKAEQSSEPLKVCADELARVLGPRTRKGQEHARGAASSR, encoded by the coding sequence ATGAGCGAGAGGCGTGCGGCGGGACGCAAGCGCACCAACGATCCGGACGGGATGCGGCGGCGCGTGCTCGACGTGGCCGCGGAGGCTTTTCAGGCGCGCGGCTATCACGCCACGAGCATGCACGAGATCCTGAGCGCGGCGGGGATGACGGGCGGCGCGCTCTACCATCACTTTCCGACGAAGAAGGATCTGGGGCTGGCGGTGATCCGCGAGCGGGTCGCCCGCGAAGTGAACACGACCTGGATCGAGCCCGTTCAATCGGCCCGCGCCGCGAGCGAGGGCATCTTCGAGGTCTTCGACGCGATCATCGCGAGCTTGGACGAGCGCGGCGCCGTGCAAGGCTGCCCGCTCGGCAACTTGGCGCTCGAGCTCTCGCTGGCCGACCCCGACTTCCGCGCGGCGGTTCGCGAGGTCTTCGAGACCTGGCGGCGCGCGCTCGCCGAGCGCCTGCGCACCGAGCGACGCGCGGGAAAAGGCGAGACGGATCCGGAGGCGCTCGCCACATTGATCGTGGCCTCGTACTCGGGGGCGATGGCCATGGCCAAGGCCGAACAAAGCTCGGAGCCGCTCAAGGTCTGCGCGGACGAGCTGGCTCGCGTGCTCGGTCCGCGAACGCGAAAGGGACAGGAGCACGCGCGCGGCGCCGCGTCTTCCAGGTAG
- a CDS encoding alpha/beta hydrolase, with amino-acid sequence MGSNLPTLSHTFVTAPDHAPSRWIFFLHGILGSGNNFRTLARRWVLAQPSLGLVLVDLRMHGRSQGFEGPHTIESAARDLATLEPTVAERGGSVAGVVGHSFGGKVALQYVAQRAEAGRALDEAWIIDSTPGARPNAAGSESTVRVYNLLRSLPPLFPTRAAFNEALADGGLDIGMIQWLAMNVDKTEGGFRFRLDLDAIGALLQDYFARDFWPVVESPPGTSVHLIIGGRSLVLDEADRERAARAAKNDPRVTVDIIPDAGHWVHVDAPDALFDVLSQPGPATNG; translated from the coding sequence ATGGGCTCGAACCTCCCTACGCTTTCACACACCTTCGTCACCGCCCCCGATCACGCGCCGTCCCGCTGGATCTTCTTTCTCCATGGGATCCTGGGGAGCGGAAACAACTTCCGAACCTTGGCCCGGCGCTGGGTGCTGGCGCAGCCGAGCCTGGGGCTCGTTCTGGTCGACCTGCGCATGCACGGGCGCTCGCAAGGGTTCGAGGGGCCGCACACCATCGAATCGGCGGCGCGCGATCTCGCGACCCTCGAGCCAACCGTGGCGGAGCGAGGCGGAAGCGTCGCCGGCGTGGTGGGGCACAGCTTCGGTGGCAAGGTAGCGCTGCAGTACGTCGCGCAGCGCGCGGAGGCGGGGCGCGCGCTCGACGAAGCGTGGATCATCGACTCCACCCCGGGCGCCCGACCGAACGCGGCGGGCTCGGAATCGACGGTCCGCGTGTACAATCTGCTGCGGTCCCTCCCTCCTCTCTTTCCGACGCGCGCGGCCTTCAACGAGGCGCTCGCCGACGGAGGTCTCGACATCGGCATGATCCAATGGCTCGCCATGAACGTGGACAAGACCGAAGGAGGCTTCCGTTTCCGGCTCGATCTCGACGCCATCGGAGCGCTGCTTCAGGACTACTTCGCGCGCGACTTCTGGCCGGTGGTGGAGTCGCCGCCGGGCACCTCGGTGCACCTGATCATCGGCGGGCGCTCGCTCGTCCTCGATGAAGCGGACCGCGAGCGCGCAGCCCGCGCGGCCAAGAACGACCCCAGGGTCACGGTCGACATCATCCCCGACGCTGGCCACTGGGTTCACGTCGACGCGCCGGATGCGCTCTTCGACGTGCTCTCGCAACCCGGACCCGCCACGAACGGCTGA
- a CDS encoding ATP-grasp domain-containing protein, whose protein sequence is MRVTVLTHLEKKGDTKYDVVVDQVAEALRSEKHTVKVLAVHGDVAALIEGIRAQRPGLVFNLVESFGRHFAGEIGVAGALQLLCVRHTGGGPGEYYLQQDKALTKEILAYHGVPFPNYAVFRHDSYPDTSGRLRMPLIVKPLRMDASIGIETDSLVRSATQMMKRIVAIHEKIKDAALVEEYIEGREFYVGVLGNRKPIALPPIEMDFSGLPAGMPRVLGRRAKWVKSSPEYKGTKSKIAEIPNETKLQLQRVALDAYRALRVRDYGRIDLRLTPAGEVYVIEVNASCYLEKSGEFATAAQAAGIRYGSLVNAIAKLALARFRRPY, encoded by the coding sequence ATGCGCGTCACCGTCCTGACGCACCTCGAGAAGAAGGGGGACACGAAGTACGACGTGGTCGTGGACCAAGTCGCCGAGGCCCTGCGTTCGGAGAAGCACACGGTGAAGGTCCTGGCCGTGCACGGCGACGTGGCGGCGCTCATCGAGGGCATCCGCGCGCAGCGGCCGGGGCTCGTGTTCAACTTGGTCGAGTCGTTCGGGCGCCACTTCGCGGGTGAAATCGGGGTGGCGGGGGCTCTGCAGCTTTTGTGCGTGCGGCACACGGGGGGCGGGCCGGGCGAATACTACCTGCAGCAGGACAAAGCGCTCACCAAGGAGATCCTCGCCTACCACGGCGTCCCTTTTCCCAACTACGCCGTCTTCCGGCACGATAGCTATCCCGATACGAGCGGCCGCCTGCGCATGCCGCTCATCGTCAAGCCGCTGCGCATGGACGCATCCATCGGCATCGAGACCGACTCCCTCGTCCGCAGCGCGACGCAAATGATGAAGCGCATCGTGGCCATCCACGAGAAGATCAAGGACGCGGCGCTGGTGGAAGAGTACATCGAGGGCCGCGAGTTCTATGTGGGCGTGCTCGGCAATCGAAAGCCCATCGCGCTGCCGCCCATCGAGATGGACTTTTCGGGGCTGCCCGCGGGGATGCCGCGCGTCCTCGGGCGCCGCGCCAAATGGGTCAAGTCGAGCCCCGAGTACAAAGGCACCAAGTCGAAGATCGCCGAAATTCCAAACGAGACGAAGCTGCAACTGCAACGCGTGGCCCTCGACGCCTACCGCGCGCTCCGCGTGCGCGACTACGGGCGCATCGATCTGCGGCTGACGCCCGCGGGCGAAGTCTACGTGATCGAGGTGAACGCCAGCTGCTACCTCGAAAAATCCGGGGAGTTCGCCACCGCGGCGCAGGCTGCGGGGATTCGCTACGGCAGCTTGGTGAACGCGATCGCCAAGCTGGCGCTGGCGCGCTTTCGCCGTCCGTATTGA
- a CDS encoding SAM-dependent methyltransferase, whose product MDASPDSLAPPAGEELSASAEGAPLGDVSDTARWVAYFRALESERRDALFRDPHARRLAGERGRAIAMRLRKGPLAWSLAVRTRVFDELIVDAVRTKGVRTVVNLGAGLDTRPYRLALPSNLRWIEVELPDLLQFKQDALAGERSVCAVERVPLDLGDRAARNALFEGIGRSDPRAYLVTEGLLVYLDEMEVASLAGDLARAFPDGSWLLENVAPFVLARQRRRWNEPLRAARAEMKFAPAEGLAFFARHGWAPRTTKSLLDEAERLGREMPFARLSRFLFTLFPSHYEKVLGAVVHAVMEPRSPEDP is encoded by the coding sequence ATGGATGCCTCCCCGGACAGCCTGGCTCCGCCCGCGGGGGAAGAATTGAGCGCCTCGGCCGAAGGCGCGCCGCTCGGTGATGTCTCGGACACCGCGCGATGGGTCGCCTACTTTCGAGCCTTGGAGTCCGAGCGCCGCGATGCGCTCTTTCGCGATCCGCACGCGCGGCGGCTGGCCGGCGAGCGCGGACGCGCCATCGCCATGCGCCTTCGCAAAGGGCCGCTCGCATGGTCGCTCGCGGTGCGAACGCGGGTGTTCGACGAGCTCATCGTCGATGCCGTTCGAACGAAAGGCGTTCGCACGGTCGTGAACCTGGGCGCGGGGCTCGATACCCGGCCCTATCGCCTCGCGCTCCCGTCGAATCTGCGATGGATCGAGGTCGAGCTGCCGGACCTGCTCCAGTTCAAGCAGGACGCGCTCGCCGGCGAGCGTAGCGTGTGCGCCGTCGAACGCGTGCCGCTCGATTTGGGCGATCGCGCGGCACGCAACGCGCTTTTCGAGGGCATCGGCCGGAGCGATCCGCGCGCGTACCTCGTAACGGAGGGATTGCTCGTCTACCTCGACGAGATGGAGGTCGCCTCCCTGGCAGGCGATCTCGCGCGCGCCTTTCCCGATGGATCGTGGCTGCTCGAAAACGTGGCGCCGTTCGTCTTGGCGCGGCAGCGGCGCAGGTGGAACGAGCCCCTGCGCGCTGCGCGAGCCGAAATGAAGTTCGCCCCCGCCGAGGGCCTTGCGTTCTTCGCACGCCATGGGTGGGCGCCTCGAACGACGAAGTCGCTGCTCGACGAGGCCGAACGCTTGGGACGCGAAATGCCCTTTGCCAGACTATCGCGTTTCTTGTTCACACTTTTCCCATCGCACTACGAGAAGGTGCTCGGTGCGGTGGTGCACGCGGTGATGGAGCCGCGCTCGCCTGAAGACCCCTGA
- a CDS encoding HPF/RaiA family ribosome-associated protein yields MILPCQLTFRDFSPSPSLGDLIRKKVDKLDHLFGAIIGCRVVIEAPHRKHHHGRHYHVRIDITVPNGELVVGRDPPEKAAHEDAYAAIEDAFDDAERVLHEHARRVRRDVKRHDGVSRARVKKLFADEGYGFLETRDGREIYFHRNSVLHHGFNRLRIGEEVRYAEEDGDKGPQASTVAVR; encoded by the coding sequence ATGATCCTACCGTGTCAGCTAACGTTTCGTGATTTCTCACCGTCCCCATCCCTGGGCGATCTCATTCGAAAGAAGGTCGACAAGCTCGATCACCTGTTCGGCGCCATCATTGGTTGTCGCGTCGTCATCGAGGCACCGCATCGGAAGCATCACCACGGCAGGCACTACCACGTGCGCATCGACATCACGGTGCCCAACGGAGAGCTCGTCGTTGGACGCGATCCACCGGAAAAAGCCGCACACGAGGACGCCTATGCGGCCATCGAAGACGCGTTCGACGACGCGGAGCGGGTGCTGCACGAGCACGCGCGCCGCGTTCGCCGCGACGTGAAACGGCACGATGGTGTGAGCCGGGCGCGCGTCAAGAAGCTCTTCGCCGACGAGGGCTACGGCTTCTTGGAGACGCGCGACGGGCGCGAGATTTATTTCCACCGCAACAGCGTGCTGCACCACGGATTCAACCGTCTCCGCATCGGCGAAGAAGTTCGGTATGCGGAGGAAGACGGCGACAAGGGCCCTCAGGCGAGCACGGTCGCGGTACGGTAA
- a CDS encoding YihY/virulence factor BrkB family protein, with the protein MSEPERSKAVAKESMLVSSIRPALRAEASDSTLDVSSPSLEPSSPSLGVSSPSLGVSSPSLGVSSPSLDGSSPSLDLLGPPSSRTFQRIPWHVRARVLARNVAHGLYVHHAFDHAAAMAFYFFLGIIPLLVSCGMIVGQIVRTEGSDAFLAPLYRIMPPIAADLLRGELVDIASSAASAPQVAPITLLVFLWLTSNGFHNLMDVFELLTAAQRRSWLRKRIIAVGWVLGIFVVVAAATWILLRGSGLLAAMGHHDWLPKVVRRVRELLEEGWQRQGIVLLFAAISVLGLATFYRFAIVHPPGVKRHVWSGTAVAIVLWGLASWGFSAYVKTLANYALYYGGVATMATTLLWLYLTSLALVIGAEVNAQLEGIRASTNSMMRRKGVLSARNA; encoded by the coding sequence TTGTCCGAGCCCGAGCGTTCGAAGGCGGTCGCGAAGGAATCGATGCTGGTCAGCAGCATCCGGCCAGCCCTGCGGGCCGAGGCATCCGATTCGACGCTCGACGTTTCGTCGCCCTCGCTCGAGCCTTCGTCCCCTTCGCTCGGAGTATCCTCGCCGTCGCTCGGCGTATCGTCTCCTTCGCTCGGAGTATCCTCGCCGTCGCTGGACGGGTCGTCGCCCTCGCTCGACCTCCTCGGACCGCCGAGCTCGCGAACCTTCCAGCGAATCCCCTGGCACGTCCGCGCCCGCGTCCTGGCGCGCAATGTCGCGCACGGGCTCTATGTGCACCATGCCTTCGATCATGCGGCGGCGATGGCGTTCTACTTTTTTCTCGGCATCATCCCGCTGCTCGTCTCGTGCGGCATGATCGTCGGGCAAATCGTGCGCACGGAGGGGTCCGACGCGTTTCTGGCGCCGCTCTACCGCATCATGCCGCCCATCGCGGCGGATCTGTTGCGCGGGGAGTTGGTGGACATCGCATCGTCGGCCGCGTCGGCCCCCCAGGTGGCGCCCATCACCTTGCTCGTGTTTCTGTGGCTCACCTCCAACGGCTTCCACAACTTGATGGACGTGTTCGAGCTGCTCACGGCGGCGCAGCGGCGCTCGTGGCTGCGAAAGCGGATCATCGCCGTGGGCTGGGTGCTCGGCATTTTCGTGGTGGTCGCGGCGGCCACCTGGATCCTGCTCCGCGGCAGCGGGCTGCTCGCGGCCATGGGGCACCACGACTGGCTGCCGAAGGTGGTCCGGCGGGTGCGGGAGCTGCTCGAGGAAGGGTGGCAGCGGCAGGGCATCGTGCTCCTCTTCGCGGCGATCAGCGTGCTCGGTTTGGCGACCTTTTACCGGTTCGCCATCGTGCATCCGCCGGGGGTGAAACGTCATGTGTGGTCGGGGACCGCGGTGGCCATCGTGCTCTGGGGCCTCGCGTCATGGGGGTTCTCCGCGTACGTGAAGACCCTGGCCAACTACGCCCTCTACTATGGAGGCGTCGCCACCATGGCCACCACGCTCCTATGGCTCTATCTCACCAGTCTCGCGCTGGTGATCGGGGCCGAGGTCAACGCTCAGCTCGAAGGGATCCGTGCCTCGACGAACTCGATGATGCGGCGTAAGGGCGTGCTATCTGCACGTAACGCTTGA
- a CDS encoding aldo/keto reductase, whose amino-acid sequence MEYRTLGKSGLKVSTLCLGCMTFGEADDKSFMYQVGANEETSHSILNRSLESGINFFDVADVYGQDGLSERVVGKWFAREKKRNQVVLATKFRFRTWDGPNGTGASRYRILRTVEASLRRLGTDRIDLYQIHMQDIDTPEEETLRALDDLVRQGKVLYIGASNYAAYRLTESLFLSELSRLERFISLQAQYSLLVRELEREHVPLCRKFGLGILPWSPLAAGFLSGKYDKSKPLPDDARLAKWKERWQSFDKDRNWRILAAVKAVAGELNATPSQVSLAWLLQKPTVTSVIFGARSVAQVEDNLKAAALVLPAGAVARLEEASAFEMGYPYDFIKNIQGRW is encoded by the coding sequence ATGGAATATCGAACTCTGGGCAAGAGCGGGCTCAAGGTGTCCACCCTTTGCCTGGGCTGTATGACCTTCGGCGAGGCCGACGACAAATCCTTCATGTACCAGGTGGGCGCGAACGAAGAGACGTCGCACTCCATCCTGAATCGCTCGCTGGAGAGCGGGATCAACTTCTTCGACGTGGCCGACGTCTATGGTCAAGACGGCTTGTCCGAGCGGGTCGTCGGCAAGTGGTTCGCCCGCGAAAAGAAGCGCAATCAGGTGGTGCTCGCCACGAAATTCCGCTTTCGCACCTGGGATGGTCCCAACGGGACGGGCGCCTCGCGCTACCGCATCCTGCGCACGGTGGAGGCGAGCCTGCGCCGGCTCGGCACCGATCGCATCGATCTATACCAGATCCACATGCAGGACATCGATACGCCCGAGGAAGAGACCCTGCGCGCGCTCGACGATCTGGTGCGGCAAGGCAAGGTGCTCTACATCGGCGCGAGCAACTACGCGGCGTACCGGCTCACCGAGAGCCTGTTTTTGAGCGAGCTGTCGCGGCTGGAGCGGTTCATTTCCTTGCAGGCACAATATTCGCTCTTGGTGCGCGAGCTGGAGCGCGAGCATGTGCCGCTTTGCCGAAAATTCGGGCTGGGCATTCTCCCGTGGTCACCGCTCGCCGCCGGCTTTTTGAGCGGCAAGTACGACAAATCCAAGCCGCTGCCCGACGACGCGCGCCTGGCGAAATGGAAAGAGCGCTGGCAGTCCTTCGACAAGGACCGAAACTGGCGCATCCTCGCGGCCGTGAAGGCGGTGGCGGGGGAGCTCAACGCGACGCCGTCGCAGGTATCGCTCGCGTGGCTCTTGCAGAAGCCGACCGTCACGTCCGTCATCTTCGGGGCGCGGTCGGTGGCGCAGGTGGAGGACAACCTCAAGGCCGCGGCGTTGGTGCTGCCGGCGGGCGCGGTCGCGCGGCTCGAGGAGGCCAGCGCGTTCGAAATGGGATATCCGTACGACTTCATTAAGAACATTCAGGGTCGCTGGTAG
- a CDS encoding putative glycoside hydrolase, giving the protein MRLHAVAHFSLLSALFLSSTGYALPGRALAEHTHPTAPASAAPASPAPAPASVVAAAPDARPAAAVQTPREALVSWLKPRIPAGGTLIDRVDAPVAVAHVARQGETVESVADAYLDLTDVYLRSDLVAAIVRENALGRALLAKGPLAKGTRIVIPRIVSAPRETIEGARLPAAKPGEPMRGLYMRGQTAGTANYTRILDRMAQHGLNALVLDTKDYDGWLTYPSQVPLAKEAGAIKSPPIADLRRTIRFAHDRGIRVIMRVSCFDDELMAKARPRLSVQSKAGRAYPIGWLDPSNEEAQGYILALVEEALQAGADEIQLDYMRYPVLGIKNANFKLAERNLTQTVVIRDFVRRVHHVTQSRGVPLSLDIFGVVAFGHRSDIEGLGQDPAMLATECEALSPMVYPSHYAKGFNGWDEPGDHPEIVGMGTKAIRELIASQGIKGGAVIRPWLQAMHYKSPSFSPRYLAEEMRTGESAGASGWLMWNPGQDYGYTWAVASRQEKRGPTARKP; this is encoded by the coding sequence ATGCGATTGCACGCGGTGGCGCACTTCTCGCTTTTGTCGGCCTTGTTTCTCTCGTCTACGGGGTACGCGCTCCCGGGGCGCGCGCTCGCCGAGCACACGCACCCGACGGCGCCGGCATCTGCCGCACCGGCGTCGCCCGCGCCCGCACCGGCGTCGGTCGTCGCGGCGGCGCCGGATGCACGCCCGGCGGCCGCCGTGCAGACGCCGCGGGAGGCGCTCGTTTCATGGCTGAAGCCGCGGATCCCCGCGGGGGGGACCTTGATCGATCGCGTCGATGCTCCCGTGGCGGTCGCGCACGTGGCCCGGCAAGGCGAGACGGTCGAGAGCGTGGCGGACGCGTACCTCGATTTGACCGACGTCTACCTGCGGTCCGACCTGGTCGCGGCGATCGTGCGCGAAAACGCGCTGGGCCGGGCGCTGCTCGCCAAAGGCCCGCTCGCCAAGGGCACGCGCATCGTCATCCCCCGCATCGTGAGCGCGCCGCGCGAGACGATCGAGGGCGCGCGCTTGCCGGCCGCGAAGCCGGGCGAGCCGATGCGCGGCTTGTACATGCGCGGGCAGACGGCGGGCACGGCGAACTACACGCGCATCCTCGATCGCATGGCGCAGCACGGGCTGAACGCGCTGGTGCTCGATACGAAGGACTACGACGGATGGCTGACGTATCCCTCGCAGGTGCCGCTGGCCAAAGAAGCCGGCGCCATCAAGTCGCCGCCCATCGCCGATCTCCGGCGCACCATTCGGTTCGCGCACGACCGCGGCATTCGCGTGATCATGCGCGTGAGCTGCTTCGACGACGAGCTCATGGCCAAGGCCCGTCCGCGCTTGTCGGTGCAATCCAAGGCGGGGCGCGCGTATCCCATCGGCTGGCTCGATCCCTCGAACGAGGAGGCGCAGGGCTACATTCTGGCGCTCGTCGAGGAGGCACTCCAGGCGGGCGCCGACGAGATTCAACTCGATTACATGCGCTACCCGGTACTCGGGATCAAGAACGCCAACTTCAAACTTGCCGAACGAAATCTGACGCAGACGGTGGTGATTCGCGACTTCGTGCGGCGCGTGCATCACGTCACGCAATCGCGCGGGGTGCCGCTGTCGCTCGACATTTTCGGCGTCGTCGCGTTCGGGCATCGATCGGACATCGAGGGGCTCGGACAAGATCCGGCCATGCTCGCTACCGAGTGCGAAGCGCTCTCGCCCATGGTCTACCCGTCGCACTACGCCAAGGGATTCAATGGCTGGGACGAACCTGGTGATCACCCCGAGATCGTGGGCATGGGGACCAAAGCGATCCGCGAGCTGATTGCCTCGCAGGGCATCAAGGGAGGCGCGGTCATAAGACCCTGGCTCCAAGCGATGCACTACAAGTCGCCGAGCTTCTCGCCGCGCTATTTGGCCGAGGAAATGCGCACGGGAGAGAGCGCGGGGGCATCAGGCTGGCTGATGTGGAACCCAGGTCAAGACTACGGCTACACATGGGCGGTGGCGTCGAGGCAGGAGAAACGCGGCCCGACCGCCCGTAAGCCGTGA